One genomic region from Aliarcobacter cryaerophilus ATCC 43158 encodes:
- a CDS encoding 50S ribosomal protein L11 methyltransferase, whose product MSKEYFELLIKPEDNYELFLNLILSLTDDAIEENDGEIIVRSEESLEDFKEPLEKFAKALDTKCYIKCEKKESIDWIKKYQDSIQAVEVGSFYVRPSWSEAKEGKIDILIDPALAFGSGHHETTSSCLLAIDEFVKKDDSLLDVGTGSGILAIAAAKKGAVVDVCDTDEICIESTQSNFTLNNQKINKSWIGSVNFAKEKYDVVLANIIADVLVMISDDLINYTKDGGIIIVSGILDKHEKRVLSKFSSLKELKIIHKNEWVTMVFKK is encoded by the coding sequence TTGTCAAAAGAGTATTTTGAATTACTAATAAAGCCAGAAGATAATTATGAGCTGTTTTTAAATCTAATTTTATCACTTACAGATGATGCAATTGAAGAAAATGATGGCGAAATAATTGTTAGAAGTGAAGAGAGCCTTGAAGATTTCAAGGAACCACTTGAGAAATTTGCAAAAGCATTAGATACCAAATGTTATATTAAATGTGAGAAAAAAGAGAGTATTGATTGGATAAAAAAATATCAAGACTCTATACAAGCCGTTGAAGTTGGAAGTTTTTATGTAAGACCATCTTGGAGTGAAGCAAAAGAGGGTAAAATTGATATTTTGATAGACCCCGCATTGGCTTTTGGTTCAGGACATCATGAAACAACTTCTTCTTGTTTATTAGCAATTGATGAGTTTGTAAAAAAAGATGATAGCTTACTAGATGTTGGAACAGGAAGTGGTATTTTAGCAATTGCAGCAGCAAAAAAAGGTGCAGTTGTTGATGTTTGTGATACAGATGAAATTTGTATAGAAAGTACACAATCAAATTTTACTTTAAATAATCAAAAGATAAATAAATCTTGGATTGGTTCTGTAAATTTTGCCAAAGAAAAATATGATGTAGTTCTAGCAAATATTATTGCAGATGTTCTTGTTATGATTTCAGATGATTTGATAAATTATACAAAAGATGGTGGAATTATAATAGTTTCTGGTATTTTAGATAAGCATGAAAAGAGAGTTTTAAGTAAATTTTCTAGTTTAAAAGAGCTAAAAATTATTCACAAAAATGAGTGGGTAACAATGGTATTTAAAAAATAA
- a CDS encoding tRNA dihydrouridine synthase produces MKKKLDFSKPLVVLAPLAGYTDLPFRSVVKKFGADLTISEMISSNALVYKSARTLKMVEKSPTEDPYFVQIAGNSVDLVKAAVEILNDVDGIDGIDLNCGCPAPKVFNHGSGSNLLGDLKKLEEILSTIKKYSKKEYTSAKVRLGVNEKIPVEIGKVVEACGVDFVSVHGRTRAGKYKAPVDYDAIKQMKEAISIPVIANGDIKDYKKAKEVLEYTKANGVMIGRGAIGKPWVFYQLKHELEDIDNSIKKEIILEHYDKMLEFHGDYGAIIFRKLLHAYSKGYTGANEFRDLVNQISDKNIMRDLIDSFF; encoded by the coding sequence ATGAAAAAAAAATTAGATTTTAGCAAGCCTCTTGTAGTGCTTGCACCACTTGCTGGTTATACAGATTTACCTTTTAGAAGTGTTGTTAAAAAGTTTGGAGCTGATCTTACAATTTCAGAGATGATAAGTTCAAATGCTTTGGTTTATAAAAGTGCAAGAACACTTAAAATGGTAGAAAAGTCTCCTACAGAAGACCCATATTTTGTACAAATTGCTGGAAATAGTGTTGATTTAGTAAAAGCAGCAGTTGAGATTTTAAATGATGTTGATGGAATTGATGGAATTGATTTAAACTGTGGTTGTCCAGCTCCTAAAGTTTTTAATCATGGAAGCGGTTCAAATTTACTTGGTGATTTAAAAAAGCTTGAAGAGATTTTAAGTACTATTAAAAAATACTCTAAAAAAGAGTATACAAGTGCAAAGGTTAGACTTGGTGTAAATGAGAAAATTCCAGTTGAAATTGGAAAAGTGGTTGAAGCTTGTGGAGTTGATTTTGTATCAGTTCATGGAAGAACAAGAGCTGGAAAATATAAAGCTCCTGTAGATTATGATGCAATTAAGCAGATGAAAGAGGCTATTTCAATTCCTGTTATTGCAAATGGAGATATAAAAGATTATAAAAAAGCAAAAGAAGTTTTAGAATACACAAAAGCAAATGGTGTTATGATAGGTCGAGGTGCTATTGGTAAACCTTGGGTTTTTTATCAATTAAAACATGAGCTTGAAGATATTGATAATTCTATAAAAAAAGAGATTATTTTAGAACATTATGACAAAATGCTTGAATTTCACGGAGATTATGGAGCTATAATTTTTAGAAAATTGCTACACGCTTATTCAAAAGGCTACACGGGAGCAAATGAGTTTAGAGATTTAGTAAACCAAATTAGTGATAAAAATATAATGAGAGATTTAATTGATAGCTTTTTTTAG